A genomic region of Lonchura striata isolate bLonStr1 chromosome 8, bLonStr1.mat, whole genome shotgun sequence contains the following coding sequences:
- the LOC110468379 gene encoding C-X-C chemokine receptor type 2 — translation MEPLSYSGDFSNLFFFYNYTYDYSTAMPDTAISSSPCRPENSALNKYLVVVIYCLVFILSVVGNGLVVLVVTSTHTSRSVTDVYLLNLAVADLLFALTLPLWAAYRAHEWVFGTVMCKAISVLQEANFYSGILLLACISVDRYLAIVYATRAATEKRHWVKFVCLGIWVFSILLSLPVLLFREAFRSPNNGTVCYERISGEDTAKWRVVLRILPQTFGFALPLLVMLFCYGVTIHTLLQTKNAQKQRAMKVIFAVVLVFLICWLPYNITLVSDTLMRTRAIAETCERRNRIDTTLSVTQVLGFAHSCINPIIYAFIGQKFRNSFLKILAQRGLISKDAVARYGRASYASTSGNTSTTL, via the coding sequence ATGGAGCCCTTGTCCTACAGTGGAGATTTCTCCAACCTCTTCTTCTTTTACAACTACACCTATGACTACAGCACAGCCATGCCTGACACTGCTATCTCATCCTCTCCGTGCCGGCCTGAAAACTCTGCCCTCAACAAGTACCTGGTGGTGGTGATCTACTGCCTCGTCTTCATCCTCAGTGTGGTGGGGAATgggctggtggtgctggtggtgaCCTCCACCCACACCAGCCGCTCCGTCACCGACGTCtacctgctcaacctggccgtGGCAGACCTGCTCTTTGCTTTGACCCTGCCGCTTTGGGCAGCCTACCGAGCCCACGAGTGGGTCTTTGGCACTGTGATGTGCAAAGCcatctctgtgctgcaggaagccAACTTCTACAGCGGCATCCTTCTGCTGGCCTGCATTAGTGTGGACCGCTACCTGGCCATTGTCTATGCCACACGGGCTGCCACTGAGAAGAGGCACTGGGTGAAGTTTGTCTGCTTGGGCATCTGGGTCTTCTCCATACTGCTCTCCCTGCCCGTGCTGCTCTTCCGTGAGGCTTTCCGCTCTCCCAACAATGGCACCGTGTGCTATGAGCGCATCAGTGGCGAGGACACGGCCAAGTGGCGGGTAGTGCTGCGGATCCTGCCGCAGACATTCGGCTTTGCCTTGCCCCTCCTGGTGATGCTCTTCTGTTATGGTGTCACCATCCATACCCTCCTGCAGACCAAAAATGCTCAGAAGCAGCGGGCCATGAAGGTCATCTTTGCTGTGGTGCTGGTCTTCCTCATCTGCTGGCTGCCCTACAACATCACCCTAGTGAGCGACACCCTCATGAGGACGCGGGCCATTGCTGAGACCTGTGAGAGGAGGAACCGCATCGACACAACCCTCTCTGTCACGCAGGTCCTGGGCTTTGCCCACAGCTGCATCAACCCTATCATCTACGCCTTCATCGGTCAAAAGTTTCGCAACAGCTTCCTCAAGATCCTGGCGCAGCGTGGGCTGATCAGCAAGGATGCTGTTGCCCGCTATGGCCGTGCCTCCTATGCCTCCACCTCTGGCAATACATCCACCACCCTCTGA